One Asterias rubens chromosome 8, eAstRub1.3, whole genome shotgun sequence genomic window, CGTTCCGACCCTCTCCCACTCCGCGAAACCGAAAAAAATGCACAATTGAAAAAATATCAGCAACAGATTGATTAACATAGCTATTTAGTATATGTGTATAAATTCACATAATTAATCAAACTGAGAGCATCTTTACCGGTCAGAGACTAAATAATATTATACAGCTTCTTAACGGGTTGGTTATTTTCATTCTTCAGCTTAAGAAAATATAATAAGCGGTATAGCTTTGTCAAAGACGGTAGGATACGCGTAATACCCCTGCATTTcagtaaaatgtgttttgttgagATACTTGTTGTGCTTGAGCAGATATTAAATAACTATGTATTTGGGGAACTCCTTGTCTGGTGCATGTTtgccttcatcctatgatctgccatcttttCAAGGgaatgtacacttttggtagttgtcaaagaccagtcttctcacttggtgtatcccaacataagcataaaataacaaacatgaaaatacgtttttacatgctaaaataattttcgtctcatgatcagtgagacgaaaattattttcatgacattgttttactcatttctcaaactacagcacctcagtaagtaatattttcaggtaagctttctactatcattatcttcaaactgtgtaagtttagtgtatatctgtggacattgtgttttttgtcctacaaaaagtacatagacgctttaagaggaatatcaattcctacctccaTCTCCACTGAGTTCCTGCATTTCTATGCAATCTATAGCTATTTACAAAAGACTACTCGATATAAGATAAGAGGAATATGACCCAATATACAGTTTATACTTCTATATTAAGTTCGGATACCAAAATAGTTCAACTCTGAGTCTCAATTTGTGTTCGAACATTGTATTGACAAGTAGTCTACCGGTTGGTGGGTTTTGTTGGTCTCTCAAaaacgttttattttatttattttaaagcaaaacaatgATTTGCTTTAAAGCTTTACGAGTTTCCCGAAAAAGTCACATGCACTTAGTAACAATAAGCCCGTGTACTGTATATTATGCCAATAAatgtgatttttcctttttttaatggcTTTGCTTGAcaccctttaaaagtttcccgtTTTTTCCCTAGAGTGTATAAGTGGCCCATTTTAACCCTAATGTTACCCACTCAGCCATTACATGGCTTCATGGACAATTTTTTCAGGGTTTCttgaagctaaacaaacgccaCTTCTATCTCAAATCTATGGCACATGGTGCTCGATTTAATAAACCTGTTCAGCTGCATTATTTTGTATCTCAAAATGACGCCAAAGAATGATTGGGGTTGGCTCATTTGATAAACGTCAGTTTGCTGCTAAACACTTTTATTAAAGaaactgcacactattggtaattgtcaaagaccagtcttcacacttggtgtatctcaacataacacaaaataacaaacctgtgaacatttgaactcaatgggtcgtcgaagttgcgagataataatgggaaaaaacaccctggtcacacgaagtcgtgtgctttcagatgctttcgagacatcaaaatcaaactcgtggaaaagtacttctttctcgaaaactaattaacttcagagggagccgtttctcacaatattttatactatttacagttctcctttgcttgttaccaagtacgtttttatgctaacaaatactttgagtaattaccaatagtgtccagtgcctttaataaacctGACCGTGTAGGCTTAGTTGACAATACACAGGATCATCTTCTCATAGCTTGTTTTAAGCCTTCTCTGGGGGGTTATCACCTGGAGGTGGGTACCCCTGCTGGGGTGGGTATCCTTGCTCGGGTGGGTACCCCTGCTGGGCTGGGTAGCCCTGTTGCTGGGGTGGGTAGCCCTGTTGCTGGGCCGGGTATCCTGGTTGCTGGGCTGGGTAGCCCTGCTGGGGAACAACGTACCCTTGCTGCTGGGGAACAACGTACCCTTGCTGCTGGGTTACAACAACTGCGCCACCCATACCAGGATTGGTCACAATAGTGTGGGTGGTGgtctgtaataaaataaaaataagcaatACAACTTAATTAAAACTCTAGGCGCAATGGGAATAAAAAGGTTTCCCACTTGAATTTAAGGATAGGTAGGCCTAAAATTcagtataaaaacaataaaaacaattaaaaaaaaacaataagaagaaaaaacacaaggaTAGGGTCTACCCAACAACCTTTACCTTAatcccctaccccccccccccccccaaaaaagggtTGAAACAAGAGAAAGTTTTCATTACTAAGTACCAATTAAAAACGCAGCCCCCGGAAGCGATActgaaataacaaataatcGAACAAACCTTACTCTCgaagtgaacaaaataataattataataataataataataataatatcagagATAGTTATACCGCGCATTTGCCATCTAACAAATGATCAAAATGTGCCGtacaataaaaattattacGATAAACTAAAACAATGACACAGTTAACACAGCATTAATAGGAAATTAGCAAAGTATATATACGGGCAATAGattcaaacatattttcaaaaatccacccaaacaaaatgaaagtatTCATAGTGAAAAATGCCAGTAAACACTTCCCTGTTCAACCTTTTGTCAACTTGTAATTACCACCTCGTTTGAAGTAAACGAAGCTAACTTCAATGGCAATCTAAAACCATTGATCTCCATTTGTTTATGTATAAAAGAACAGACTTGACAAAAACACGAATACCGTCCATTTTGAAAAGCAAACTGTCATGTATTGACAATATACTGAATATTTGATATttctataaaaaataacaattcaattaaattcaattcaattcaaatacacatttattcccatacttccatgaaaaatatcaatagttacatgtatataCGGAGTAAAGTAACAAATAACTTAAGGAAAAAAGAGCAggataaatgtaataaatagaGTATGGTGATGTTTTGATTTGTAAAATAAACCCAGTCAGACAGACAACGAAAGAcaacgaaacaaaacaaaacaaacaaacaaacaaacacacaaacaaacaaataacaaataacaaataacaaacaacaaacaacaaacaaacaaacaaacaaacaaacaaacaaacaaacaaacaaacaaacaaacaaacaaacaaacaaacaaacaaacaaacaaacaaacaaacaaacaaacaaacaaacaaacaaacaaacaaacaaacaagcaagcaagcaagcaagcaagcaagcaagcaagcaagcaagcaagcaagcaagcaagcaagcaagcaagcaagcaagcaagcaagcaagcaagcaagcaaacaagcaaacaaacaaacaaacaaacaaacaaacaaacaaacaaacaaacaaacaaggtgtccagtgtcttaaaactTTTCGTTTTGAACTCGTTGTATTTCCTTTTCGGTATGAACTCGTTGTATTTCCTCTGATTTAAATTGTGTCTGTCCTTTTGCGTCacagttgcgaggtaataatggaagaaaaaacaccattgccacacgaagttgtttgctttcagatgcttgatttcaggacctcaaaatctaattctgatgtctcgaaatcaaactaaaatatttaagtggaaaattacaacagctctccattgcttgttaccaagtaagttcttatgctaacaattactttgagtaattaccaatagtgtacagtgcctttaaggcagcaGCACTGGAGAGACGGGGTTTGGTGGAAGTGGTACCATTGATTCAGGCGGGTAAATGCCTACGTCTACTATGGAGATAGATGGGCAATTTAAACAGAAGttgtaatgatttttttaaacacagcaAACTTTATTTACCCTGGCAGCAAGGACATCCTCAGGGCGACCGCGTCCATCTCGCAGTTCCTGGTACTGTGACGTCACGACCAGGAAACAAAACACCTATAGAAGACATCACACCAAAGAATGagattataaaataattttgcaaattcaattaaattcagttcaatttaataaggtttatttaaaaaaaaaaaaaaaataatgataaaaaaaaaccggcagaagttaaaaagactttAGTTGGCGTGTTGACATTCATTAAAGGCctattgttaaaaattacaacaacaaaattactgacagacgcgctgatctagccgtagccttagccaaagtcgccaattcggacacggcctatgtcTGCCAATGTCCATCGAGTTTGGCAATATTCTGATCCCGGTTGATGTAATGAATCATCGTTCATTACTACTATAATGAAAAAGGGTACAAGACGTATAGATGAAACAGAATTGCCCAAGCAGCCACTTTGTATACTGGACCAACATACAGTTATAATTGGTTACAGCTATAATTGGTTTAACAAAGCTACATCAATAACTGTTGGAACAGTTAATAACGACAACTGTTGGAACAGTTAATAATGACAACTGTTGGAACAGTTGACATAAATCTTGCTGCAAACTGGGACCACAGCAAATCGTTTACTACTTCATACATCATGGCGATATATGGAGactaaaaaggcactggacacgtttggttaatgtcaaagaacagtattcccacttggtgtgtctcaacatttaagcataaaataacaaacctgtgaaaaacggGTTCAactggttatcgaagttgcaagagaatagtgaaagtaaaatacccttgttgcacaaatttgtgtgctttcaaatgcataatcaaaggctttaggcctgaagtaagtcttttattatttgagtgaggatttaccctttctcaaaaactacgttacttcagaggaagccgtttctcacaatgttttacactatcatcagctatccattgctcgttaagtaagttttgatgcttcatttgttttaatagtAACTACCattagtatccagtgcctttaaaggaacacgttgccttggatcggacgagttggtctacaaaaagcgtttgtaaccgttttttataaaatgaatatggttggaaagatgttttaaaagtagaatacaattatccacacaagtttgccttgaaattgcgtggttttccttttactgtgcgaactaacacgtcggccatttatgggagtcaaaaatttgactcccataaatggccgaccgtgttagtcgacgaggtaaaaggaaaaccgtgcaaattcgaggcatgtttttgtggatcattgtattctacttttacaacatctttctacccatatgcattttacaaaaaaaaaccgattacaaacgcttttcgaagaccaactcgtccgatccaaggcaacgtgttcctttaaaattagaTTCGTCTTTCCATTGTGACAATGTTGATTAATCTaaccaaaaaataaagttgGGTTACACAACCATTACTTACGTCCAGGACGACAAATGCCAACAAGATCGCCAATAACATTACGTAAACATATCCACCAGCCTGTTTtgcgagtaaaaaaaaacaataaatacaaaacacaaattataacaaacaaacaaacgaacgaacgaacgaacgaacgaacgaacgaacgaacgaacgaacgaacgaacgaacgaacgaacgaacgaacgaacgaacgaacgaacgaacgaacgaacgaacgaacgaacgaacgaacgaacgaacgaacgaacgaacgaacgaacgaacgaacgaacgaacgaacgaacgaacgaacgaacgaacgaacgaacgaacgaacgaacgaacgaacgaacgaacgaacgaacgaacgaacgaacgaacgaacgaacgaacaaacaaacaaacaaacaaacaaacaaacaaacaaacaaacaaacaaacaaacaaacaaacaaacaaacaaacaaacaacaaacaaacacaaaaacaccaTATCAATCACAGGATATACTTAAGGTATCCCGCCACAACTTTTTCGCTCATTCAAAGGGAAGTTCTCATTCGAGTAAATTAGAAACCTAGTTTATTTTATAACGAATGAAAAGGTGGTGGGAGATATTAGACATTTCGTCTTCTTCCAATTTACAAagaatacaaaaaacatttaaagcaTTGATGTTTAGTTATCATGTAATTGattatttggtttttgttttgacaatggATAAGGATTTTAATTTGAGTGTGTACATTTAATAGAGTGTGTAGATTAAatcattaataaaacaataagatTTAATTTTCGGGAGATTTAAGAAGATCTAATATTTGGAAGATTTGGCAttgtcagtgtttgaataaCCAGACTTACTATAGCCTGGACGACATACAAGATGCATGATACTCCCTCAAGCAAGATGACAAGTGGTTTCATCACCATGAACATAATCAGGTACCCACGCTGGTTCTACCAtgagataaataaaatagaaacaTGAGatttaagtttaaaggcagtggacactattggtaattactcgaaataatttttaacataaaaactgacttggttacaagtaatggagagttgttgatagaaCAAAActctgtgagaaacggctccctctgaagtaacgtagtttttgaggaagaagttattttccacgaatttgatttcgaaacctcagatttagaatttgaggtttcgaaatcaagcatctgaaagcacacacgactttgtgtaacaatagtgtttttcttttattattatctcgcaacttcgacgaccgattgagctcaaattttcacaggtttgttattttaagcacatgttgagatacactaaaacagtgtctttaaaatacctACTGGAACGAAAATGGCAAGCGTGATCTAGTCATGTGAGTAAAAATGGATTTGAATTGTGCAAAAAACTCAATAATTTTGAATGCCCTGGTCCAGTGCTTTTATAAGAGATTCGCGAAAAGCTCCGTTAGGGGCCTACGTCTTCATATGCCGTGGGAGCCCCAATTTGTATACAACCGCTTATAACAAACACGTTGTAAACAAGTTTGAAAGGCATTTtcgtcaaaatcaaattcgccgAAGTACTTCTTAAAGGTTTTATACATGATTGGCATCAGCTaacaaaatagtcgcagacagtgttaaCATTTTGCGTGCATGATGAACAATACACTtggacataaaaacaaaaacgtgtgaacattattttaagggTTCATCCTTTGCGCGGGTCAAAATAAATGGaagtgaaaaaaacattttaaaaagatcaGTATCATACACACATTGTCCTTGTTTTTGTTGCAAACAACCgaaatcagtttttattttattttattttattttattttttatagttttcAGAGCCtgtaattttctcaaaaattacttaGATTTCAGAAGAaattatttcacagaaaaaaaatttcTCTGCTATTTTCATCGAAATTTATACTCAGTAAGCATGCAGTCTAATTCTTAAAGGTATCTTTTAGCTTTACAAAATGTTGCATACATCACCTTTCTCAccatatctacttgccagggaGAGTTTGCTCTTATAACGGTTTTGCTacatattctactaccgcggagcattttttcctgatttttttttcccgggagacttctcagttctaaaaaaaaaaaaaaactgtcctgctttcaACTACTACCTGATTTTAACTGTCCTTCTTTTAACAACTAAACCAGgtgaagcaggacagttctgtttagaactgaaaagtctccccCAAAAACccaatcatttgatcaactgattGTTAAAGGGGTGGGGACATTGACAAGTTTGAAGTAACGACCATTTAAGGTGTTCATTgctttagctcattcaactagAACCAGTggtctttgagttttatcttttcatgttaaatacatgtatataagtaGCAATATTTGATTCACATTTTGCACTCTTCAGTGATGCACTCTTTGAGGTTTATCGTTTATGTAaacaagcaatatttgatttaagtttcaagtcagtacatcatgcCAATAAGGA contains:
- the LOC117293604 gene encoding TM2 domain-containing protein DDB_G0277895-like, with amino-acid sequence MAIMQRCCCFDNVRAGAMAAAIYTLVSAAVCLAYGVYEITTLAGISHLYGVSEATFISLCIYQALVALVLIASILVLVGISVNQRGYLIMFMVMKPLVILLEGVSCILYVVQAIYCFFLLAKQAGGYVYVMLLAILLAFVVLDVFCFLVVTSQYQELRDGRGRPEDVLAARTTTHTIVTNPGMGGAVVVTQQQGYVVPQQQGYVVPQQGYPAQQPGYPAQQQGYPPQQQGYPAQQGYPPEQGYPPQQGYPPPGDNPPEKA